GTGTCCGTTGGTCCCTTCGTTGCGTATCTCAACGTAGCCTTCTGACCCGGCGTCGAAGCGGAATCTGCCGAGCAAGACGAACGGCGGCTCGGTCGGGGCCTCTCGCTGATTCAGCGTCACGGTTTTATCTCCCTCGGCCGAGTGAATCACTACCGGCACGTTGCTCGCCCGGTTCGGGTTGGCGGCGTAAGCGATGCGCACCTCATACAGCCCGCTCGCCGGAAGCGTCGGTACGAATCGCACGGCCGCCGTGCCCTTGCCGCTGTTGTTGTCGTGCAGATACTCGCTGCCCACGAACGGCCTGACCGACATTCCCGAC
This genomic stretch from Phycisphaerae bacterium harbors:
- a CDS encoding FAD-dependent oxidoreductase, producing SHVAYSSMRMEPQYMIMGHAAGLAAAWAVRNDTSVGKVDIAWLQKRLREQGQVLSMGEAVGEGLNPRSMGGIVVDNQAAKVIGDWRSGMSVRPFVGSEYLHDNNSGKGTAAVRFVPTLPASGLYEVRIAYAANPNRASNVPVVIHSAEGDKTVTLNQREAPTEPPFVLLGRFRFDAGSEGYVEIRNEGTNGHVIADAVQWVPAVP